From the Lathyrus oleraceus cultivar Zhongwan6 chromosome 4, CAAS_Psat_ZW6_1.0, whole genome shotgun sequence genome, one window contains:
- the LOC127136907 gene encoding uncharacterized protein LOC127136907, whose protein sequence is MESLQKEKQTVVNSLSSLQVSKPRFMSLSLPNSANSSPLLTSKRKPKGEVAESPSQDSNLTLKQQYMLQEIIFRKSKSCGEGRASLSPFDEFDHWLIKPNTAEHDNTNHESLFVDETIKESHASDNELETIADGGFKCSALCMYLPGFGKAKSVKPKKEGLEMEGTISRTVSLEKFECGSWSSSKIFNDIERDNTSSYFDLPLELINGNITNDVHSPITSAFVFEKNLKGVLKNGSSKPNGRKSDTSPHQVRFSMSSSTPRYPPSPVSCNTPSLIKAKDDFNAFLEANST, encoded by the coding sequence GTCTTCCGAATTCCGCGAACTCGTCACCTTTGTTAACTTCAAAGAGAAAACCAAAAGGCGAGGTTGCAGAATCTCCAAGTCAAGATAGTAACTTGACACTCAAGCAACAGTATATGCTACAAGAAATCATCTTCAGGAAGAGCAAATCATGTGGAGAAGGAAGAGCAAGTTTATCACCCTTTGATGAATTCGATCATTGGTTAATCAAACCAAACACGGCCGAACATGACAACACTAATCACGAAAGCTTATTCGTAGATGAAACTATCAAAGAGAGTCATGCGAGTGACAATGAGCTTGAAACAATTGCAGACGGGGGATTCAAATGCAGTGCTCTTTGCATGTATCTTCCGGGATTCGGCAAAGCAAAGTCGGTTAAACCTAAAAAAGAAGGATTAGAAATGGAAGGTACAATATCTAGGACAGTTTCTTTGGAAAAATTTGAATGTGGTTCTTGGTCTTCTTCCAAAATATTCAATGATATTGAAAGAGATAACACAAGTTCTTATTTTGATCTTCCATTGGAATTGATCAATGGAAATATTACTAATGATGTACATTCACCTATTACATCAGCATTTGTTTTTGAGAAGAACCTTAAGGGGGTTCTTAAGAATGGTTCTTCTAAACCAAATGGTAGAAAATCAGATACATCGCCTCATCAAGTTAGGTTTTCTATGTCTTCCTCTACACCTCGTTATCCTCCTTCTCCGGTTTCGTGCAATACTCCTAGTTTAATAAAAGCGAAAGATGATTTTAATGCGTTCTTAGAAGCAAATAGTACTTGA